The proteins below come from a single Apium graveolens cultivar Ventura unplaced genomic scaffold, ASM990537v1 ctg2904, whole genome shotgun sequence genomic window:
- the LOC141700775 gene encoding uncharacterized protein LOC141700775 isoform X1 yields MFLSDMICKDSWKIHDGYIHALSCGTNSDVLSREQRILIAIDAAASNCRRFGICINYFVAIVMYRLESADYDLRFTSQEMRLQQIESEVTAEKSSPVYRCHRGVLRNAQQELTVFCNNLSAKQDMASKQSLVGPLINARDLTITSGSELCYWKWSHLKEAICGDVNEVAELYLRFSAYKLMENMGK; encoded by the exons ATGTTTCTATCTGATATGATATGCAAAGATAGTTGGAAAATTCATGACGGCTATATTCATGCACTGAGCTGTG GTACAAACTCAGATGTCTTGAGCCGGGAACAAAGAATTCTGATCGCAATTGATGCAGCAG CCAGTAACTGTCGAAGATTTGGAATCTGCATCAATTACTTCGTAGCTATAGTCATGTACCGACTTGAAAGT GCCGACTATGATTTGAGATTTACAAGTCAAGAAATGAGGCTTCAACAAATTGAAAGCGAGGTGACTGCAGAAAAATCAAGCCCAGTCTATAGATGCCATCGAGGCGTACTTCGAAACGCCCAACAGGAACTAACTGTGTTTTGCAACAATTTGTCTGCAAAACAGGACATGGCTTCCAAGCAG AGTCTTGTGGGACCACTAATTAATGCAAGAGATCTCACCATCACTTCGGGTTCCGAGCTTTGTTACTGGAAATGGAGTCATTTAAAAGAAGCCATATG TGGTGATGTAAATGAAGTTGCTGAATTATACTTGAGATTCTCTGCCTACAAATTGATGGAAAATATGGGCAAATAA
- the LOC141700775 gene encoding uncharacterized protein LOC141700775 isoform X2 produces MQQADYDLRFTSQEMRLQQIESEVTAEKSSPVYRCHRGVLRNAQQELTVFCNNLSAKQDMASKQSLVGPLINARDLTITSGSELCYWKWSHLKEAICGDVNEVAELYLRFSAYKLMENMGK; encoded by the exons ATGCAGCAG GCCGACTATGATTTGAGATTTACAAGTCAAGAAATGAGGCTTCAACAAATTGAAAGCGAGGTGACTGCAGAAAAATCAAGCCCAGTCTATAGATGCCATCGAGGCGTACTTCGAAACGCCCAACAGGAACTAACTGTGTTTTGCAACAATTTGTCTGCAAAACAGGACATGGCTTCCAAGCAG AGTCTTGTGGGACCACTAATTAATGCAAGAGATCTCACCATCACTTCGGGTTCCGAGCTTTGTTACTGGAAATGGAGTCATTTAAAAGAAGCCATATG TGGTGATGTAAATGAAGTTGCTGAATTATACTTGAGATTCTCTGCCTACAAATTGATGGAAAATATGGGCAAATAA